In Candidatus Saccharimonadales bacterium, the following are encoded in one genomic region:
- the tatA gene encoding twin-arginine translocase TatA/TatE family subunit → MLSTFGLLGLGPTELIVILAILLLLFGGKKLPELSRSLGQSMKEMRKGMSEEDKDEKSNQ, encoded by the coding sequence ATGCTAAGCACGTTCGGCCTTTTAGGTCTCGGCCCGACAGAACTAATTGTCATTCTCGCCATCCTGTTGCTTCTTTTTGGTGGTAAAAAACTGCCCGAACTGTCCAGAAGCCTGGGTCAGTCGATGAAAGAAATGAGAAAAGGGATGTCGGAAGAAGACAAGGACGAAAAGTCCAACCAGTAG